Proteins from one Hydrogenivirga caldilitoris genomic window:
- a CDS encoding CHASE2 domain-containing protein, which yields MLYRLLAFFLVGGVLALIYVLKPALIERVSLRIEDTKFYVRKSLGQSPKPTDKVVVVAIDEKSVNKLGRWPWSRKVIAKLISELSVAKVTALDIVFSEPENEESDRELARSIAQAGNVVLGFFFRLNSTQKEDPYALNLLRESEFLRYTLKTKKVGLLDIPYVELSLPEFMSGALSAGYLNAEPDVDAIYRKYTLAHLFRGSVYLPLALQALRFYEGKDIHMELSEGGIDKLLFKGEEVPIYEGRFHRINFYDPDELKVVSAVDIIEGRVPREKIEGKAVFVGATEIGIYDVRPTPLDPVMPGVFLHAFAFSNFEEFHFIKQSPYLDLSIIYLMAGIPFLLITIRKFAHRFFFYTTLLVCYPTVSYGLFSLGSYDLNLSYPLLALILSLISQEGLKIITAERNIRELRKAFSSYVSPQLLEIITRNPDKLRLGGEKREITVLFSDIRGFTSLSENLKPEELVNLLNEFLTPMTDIILSQGGTLDKYIGDAIMAIFNAPVDVDRHADRACKSALEMVKALKGINHTFKETFGVTLDIGIGINTGEAVVGNMGSKQRFDYTAIGDTVNLASRLESLNKLYGTRIIISEYTKEKLVDNFLTRALDKVVVKGRREAVKIYELLEDTEENREKAERFEKALEQYFAGNFESAMLLFEEVSMRFGDKPSFVLLKRCREMIEKPPKNWKGIYVAREK from the coding sequence GTGCTTTACAGGTTGTTAGCTTTCTTTCTTGTGGGAGGGGTTTTGGCTCTTATTTATGTCCTAAAACCTGCCCTCATAGAGCGTGTCTCTTTGAGGATTGAAGACACTAAGTTTTACGTGAGGAAGTCCCTTGGGCAGAGTCCAAAACCAACAGACAAGGTTGTAGTTGTTGCCATTGACGAGAAAAGTGTAAACAAGCTTGGGAGATGGCCCTGGAGCAGAAAGGTTATAGCCAAGCTCATAAGCGAGTTGTCCGTTGCAAAGGTAACAGCCCTTGACATCGTTTTTTCCGAGCCTGAGAATGAAGAGAGTGATAGGGAGCTTGCAAGGAGTATAGCTCAGGCTGGAAACGTGGTATTAGGTTTTTTCTTTCGGTTAAACTCAACCCAAAAGGAAGACCCTTACGCATTGAACCTCCTACGGGAAAGCGAGTTCCTGAGGTACACACTGAAGACCAAGAAAGTCGGGCTTTTAGATATACCCTATGTGGAGTTGAGTTTGCCGGAGTTTATGTCTGGTGCGCTGAGTGCAGGATACCTGAATGCGGAGCCGGACGTTGACGCCATATACAGAAAGTATACCCTCGCCCACCTATTTAGGGGGAGTGTATATCTTCCCCTTGCCCTTCAAGCATTACGCTTTTACGAAGGGAAGGACATACACATGGAACTTTCCGAAGGAGGTATAGATAAACTCCTCTTCAAAGGGGAAGAGGTCCCAATTTACGAAGGGAGATTTCACAGAATAAACTTCTATGACCCAGACGAGCTCAAGGTTGTATCAGCCGTTGACATAATTGAGGGGAGGGTTCCGAGAGAGAAGATTGAAGGAAAAGCGGTCTTTGTAGGTGCTACTGAGATAGGTATATATGATGTAAGACCCACACCGCTTGACCCGGTTATGCCAGGGGTTTTTCTACATGCGTTCGCATTCTCAAACTTTGAGGAGTTCCACTTCATAAAGCAAAGCCCCTACCTGGACTTATCCATCATATACCTAATGGCAGGTATTCCCTTTCTGTTAATTACGATAAGGAAGTTTGCTCACAGATTTTTCTTCTACACCACGCTGCTGGTTTGCTACCCAACCGTGTCTTACGGACTCTTCTCCCTTGGGAGTTATGACCTCAACCTATCCTATCCTCTTCTTGCCCTAATCCTTTCTCTTATATCTCAAGAGGGGCTTAAGATAATCACCGCTGAGAGGAACATACGGGAGCTTAGAAAGGCTTTTAGCAGCTATGTATCTCCCCAGCTCCTTGAGATAATAACGAGAAATCCAGACAAGCTGCGTCTTGGAGGTGAAAAGAGGGAGATAACCGTTCTGTTCTCAGATATCAGGGGGTTCACCTCACTCTCTGAGAATCTTAAACCAGAAGAGCTCGTAAACCTGTTGAATGAGTTTCTCACACCCATGACGGACATAATCCTGTCCCAAGGAGGGACACTTGATAAGTACATAGGTGATGCAATAATGGCTATATTCAACGCTCCTGTAGATGTTGATAGGCACGCGGACAGAGCCTGTAAGTCAGCTCTTGAGATGGTCAAAGCTCTCAAGGGTATTAATCACACCTTTAAAGAGACCTTCGGTGTTACCCTTGATATAGGTATAGGTATAAATACGGGGGAAGCCGTGGTTGGGAACATGGGTTCCAAACAGAGGTTTGATTACACAGCGATAGGTGATACGGTTAACCTCGCTTCCAGATTGGAAAGCCTGAACAAGCTATACGGTACGAGAATAATCATCAGCGAATACACGAAAGAAAAACTTGTAGATAACTTCCTGACGAGAGCACTTGATAAGGTAGTGGTAAAGGGAAGAAGGGAAGCCGTGAAAATATATGAGCTCCTTGAGGATACGGAAGAGAACAGGGAAAAGGCAGAAAGGTTTGAAAAAGCCCTTGAGCAGTACTTTGCCGGAAACTTTGAAAGTGCCATGTTGCTATTTGAGGAGGTAAGTATGAGGTTCGGTGATAAACCAAGTTTCGTGCTCCTAAAAAGGTGCAGAGAGATGATTGAAAAGCCTCCAAAGAACTGGAAAGGCATATACGTCGCAAGGGAAAAGTGA
- a CDS encoding 3',5'-cyclic-nucleotide phosphodiesterase, producing MKVKILGAYGGRFGDLGTTCIQISEDTLIDAGNIMRSLGERCIQVNNIFLTHAHLDHIVDIPFMIDYTFRFREQPLNIYGHRETIEAVKDYIMNWNIWPEFSSIRLINSGDYAVNYYELLPETSFHTNGFDIYVFLSNHTVPTLSYVVKQNGVGFLFTGDTYRNPAVWEILNRDREIKVLITEVSFPSYMHNLAEVSKHHTPKTLREELKYLERDDLEIYIMHLKPNSLEELREEIRATLPTVKILDDGDEIII from the coding sequence ATGAAGGTCAAAATTCTGGGTGCTTACGGAGGTCGCTTTGGAGACCTCGGAACTACCTGTATCCAGATTTCTGAGGATACGTTGATAGACGCTGGAAACATAATGCGCTCCCTGGGAGAAAGGTGTATACAGGTGAACAACATATTCCTCACCCACGCACACCTTGACCATATAGTGGACATACCCTTCATGATAGATTACACGTTCCGGTTCAGGGAGCAACCCCTCAACATCTACGGGCACAGAGAGACCATAGAGGCGGTCAAGGATTACATTATGAACTGGAATATCTGGCCGGAGTTCAGCTCCATAAGACTTATAAACTCTGGAGACTACGCCGTGAATTACTACGAGCTTCTGCCAGAAACGAGCTTTCACACGAACGGCTTTGACATATACGTGTTCCTGAGCAACCACACTGTTCCTACCCTGAGCTATGTGGTGAAGCAAAATGGTGTAGGCTTCCTTTTCACGGGTGATACATACCGCAACCCGGCTGTATGGGAGATACTGAACAGGGATAGGGAGATAAAGGTCCTCATCACAGAGGTTTCGTTTCCGAGTTATATGCATAACCTCGCCGAGGTGAGCAAACACCATACACCCAAAACTCTGAGGGAAGAGTTAAAATACCTTGAAAGGGATGACCTGGAAATTTACATAATGCACTTGAAACCTAACTCCTTGGAGGAGCTGAGGGAGGAGATAAGAGCTACGCTTCCCACTGTAAAAATCCTTGATGATGGCGATGAAATTATAATATAG
- a CDS encoding Crp/Fnr family transcriptional regulator, giving the protein MEPTKLTEELVNLLKNRGKEETYNLGDILIEEGKESDRIFIIEKGYVNVTKKDPMGNDVLIGTAGPGSIIGEMGVFMGVERTATVRAVSDLKVISFGKEEFFEVISSIPEVSSYLIGILTKRLYNLNRRLINAINSKLMIVMGNYIIDKIREGNVQESFGENAKISFDLSTAALETGLDIEKVITALNNLAKAGVLQDYKLIEEVREGGGEGEEKRTVTELIADPQQIKSYLKTISYI; this is encoded by the coding sequence ATGGAACCCACAAAGCTTACCGAAGAGCTTGTCAACCTTCTCAAAAACAGAGGAAAGGAAGAGACCTACAACCTCGGTGACATACTCATAGAGGAAGGGAAGGAGTCGGACAGGATATTTATAATTGAGAAGGGTTACGTGAACGTGACCAAAAAAGACCCTATGGGGAACGACGTCCTTATCGGAACAGCAGGACCAGGTTCAATAATCGGCGAAATGGGAGTTTTTATGGGAGTTGAGAGGACGGCAACCGTCAGAGCAGTATCAGACCTCAAGGTTATAAGCTTTGGGAAGGAAGAGTTCTTTGAGGTCATAAGCAGTATCCCCGAGGTCTCCTCCTACCTAATCGGGATTCTTACAAAGAGGCTCTATAACCTAAACAGGAGGCTAATAAACGCGATAAACTCAAAACTCATGATAGTTATGGGTAATTACATAATTGACAAGATAAGGGAAGGGAACGTTCAGGAAAGTTTTGGAGAGAACGCCAAAATCAGCTTTGACCTCTCAACGGCTGCTTTAGAAACGGGACTTGATATAGAAAAGGTGATAACAGCCCTGAACAACCTGGCGAAAGCGGGTGTACTGCAAGACTACAAGCTTATTGAAGAAGTAAGAGAAGGTGGGGGTGAAGGTGAAGAAAAGAGAACAGTGACAGAGCTTATAGCTGACCCCCAGCAGATAAAGTCTTACCTGAAAACTATCTCCTATATCTAA
- a CDS encoding TIGR01906 family membrane protein → MSGRKTPVDRLLASLIVILLSPIIFIGIPTRLAFNEWFIDWEYSKVSFPKDRYGMEDEYRKYLAKLGLRAVLSDEGMEDFKRAKLPDGRRAFREKEIRHMEDVKNFLGFFFPLVYISSFLSLLCLIYLRDFRMVGKTLALSSLFTLCLTLLIGGFSVTNYELAFELFHNYVFDPYSWKFNYTDTLLRIYPMKFWYDGTLFVLASAGMLCLFSLLLGFLLLRYRR, encoded by the coding sequence ATGTCTGGAAGGAAAACCCCTGTTGATAGATTGCTTGCCTCCTTAATAGTCATTCTCCTTAGTCCGATAATTTTCATCGGTATTCCCACCAGACTTGCCTTCAACGAATGGTTTATAGATTGGGAGTACTCAAAGGTGAGCTTTCCTAAGGACAGATACGGTATGGAAGATGAATACAGAAAGTATCTTGCAAAGCTGGGACTGAGAGCGGTACTCTCCGATGAGGGTATGGAGGACTTTAAAAGGGCGAAGCTTCCAGACGGTAGGAGAGCTTTCAGGGAAAAAGAGATAAGGCATATGGAAGATGTTAAGAACTTCCTTGGTTTCTTTTTCCCTCTGGTTTACATATCTTCCTTCCTTTCCCTTCTTTGCCTGATTTATCTGAGGGATTTCAGAATGGTTGGAAAAACCCTTGCACTCTCCTCCCTCTTTACCCTGTGCCTTACCCTTTTGATTGGAGGCTTCTCAGTAACGAATTACGAGCTTGCCTTTGAGCTTTTCCACAATTATGTTTTTGACCCATACTCCTGGAAATTCAATTACACGGACACACTGCTGAGGATATATCCCATGAAGTTCTGGTATGACGGAACTCTCTTCGTACTTGCATCGGCGGGAATGTTGTGCCTGTTTTCACTACTGCTCGGCTTTTTACTTCTTAGATATAGGAGATAG
- the bioW gene encoding 6-carboxyhexanoate--CoA ligase — protein sequence MSLLSLRMRASLKGKHVSGGERIITEEAIPEALCELLKRPREHDFLKLTLERIGEVEVLEYSLAVSSFEFASVEEARKFALEKLVEIGVPESTVRRGIQLLSEGPNPRGGNTRGAVLMDIETGERLEPDPERGVRTVRVDWRDRFKVMEHLRRQGFTERTLDALAIATKNVYCGVVAELCWSDDPDYITGYVASSKYGYVRITPLKEEGDPFGGRIYFIRREGVGDLIRCLEGKPLLIDCLPP from the coding sequence ATGTCTCTCCTAAGCCTCCGTATGAGGGCTTCTTTAAAAGGAAAACACGTATCCGGGGGAGAGAGAATAATCACGGAAGAAGCGATACCTGAAGCTTTATGTGAGCTCCTAAAAAGACCCAGGGAGCACGATTTCTTGAAACTTACCCTGGAGAGAATAGGTGAGGTTGAGGTTCTTGAATACTCTCTTGCAGTGAGTTCCTTTGAATTTGCTTCGGTTGAAGAAGCTCGTAAGTTTGCCCTTGAAAAACTTGTGGAGATCGGAGTCCCGGAGAGCACGGTCAGAAGGGGGATTCAGCTTTTATCGGAGGGACCGAACCCAAGAGGTGGAAATACGAGAGGTGCTGTTCTCATGGACATAGAAACCGGTGAAAGGCTTGAGCCTGACCCCGAAAGGGGTGTAAGAACAGTTAGGGTTGATTGGAGAGACCGCTTCAAGGTTATGGAGCATTTGAGGAGGCAGGGCTTTACCGAGAGAACCCTTGATGCCCTTGCAATAGCTACGAAGAACGTTTATTGCGGTGTTGTTGCTGAGCTATGCTGGAGTGACGACCCAGACTACATCACGGGCTACGTTGCCTCCTCTAAGTACGGCTATGTGAGAATAACACCCCTCAAAGAAGAAGGTGACCCTTTCGGAGGTAGGATATACTTTATCAGGAGAGAAGGGGTGGGAGACCTGATAAGATGTCTGGAAGGAAAACCCCTGTTGATAGATTGCTTGCCTCCTTAA
- the mtnA gene encoding S-methyl-5-thioribose-1-phosphate isomerase: MEVKAFYWKGDYLLLLDQRKLPQEEVWLELRDHIQVAQAIINMSVRGAPAIGCVAAYGFVLGVKRGVDPREVYEVLKSTRPTAYNLFWALDRMLSALSSGKDIEQEAQLIEREDYEANKRIGELGNELIPEGARLLTHCNTGALATAGWGTALGVIRTAHYSGKGISVWVDETRPYLQGARLTAWELLKEGVPHKLITDSTAGFLMKKGLVDLVIVGADRITAVGDVANKIGTYSLSVLAKEHGVPFYVAAPSSTFDLSTRSGEDIPIEERGEEEVKNCFGAAIAPGDTPALHLAFDVTPAENITAIITERGIIKPVNEESIQRCLS; the protein is encoded by the coding sequence ATGGAAGTTAAAGCCTTCTACTGGAAGGGAGACTACCTTCTCCTCCTTGACCAGAGGAAACTGCCACAGGAAGAGGTTTGGCTTGAACTCAGAGACCATATTCAGGTAGCTCAAGCAATAATAAACATGTCTGTCAGGGGTGCACCCGCCATAGGTTGTGTTGCCGCTTACGGATTCGTTCTTGGAGTTAAAAGGGGTGTTGATCCAAGGGAGGTTTATGAGGTTCTAAAGAGCACCAGACCCACCGCTTATAACCTCTTCTGGGCGTTGGATAGGATGCTCTCAGCTCTCAGCTCTGGAAAGGACATAGAGCAGGAGGCACAGCTCATAGAAAGGGAAGATTACGAAGCCAACAAAAGGATAGGAGAGCTTGGAAATGAGCTTATCCCGGAAGGGGCAAGGCTGCTGACTCACTGTAATACGGGAGCTTTGGCTACAGCAGGCTGGGGGACAGCTCTGGGGGTTATAAGGACAGCCCATTACTCAGGCAAGGGTATAAGTGTATGGGTTGATGAAACCCGCCCATACCTTCAAGGGGCAAGACTTACAGCCTGGGAACTTCTCAAGGAAGGCGTACCCCACAAACTCATTACAGACTCAACGGCGGGTTTCCTTATGAAGAAAGGGTTGGTTGACCTTGTGATAGTTGGTGCTGACAGGATTACAGCGGTCGGAGATGTTGCCAACAAGATAGGTACCTATTCCCTATCGGTTCTTGCCAAAGAGCACGGAGTTCCCTTTTATGTTGCTGCACCTTCCTCAACCTTTGACCTATCTACACGGAGTGGTGAGGATATACCGATTGAAGAGAGGGGCGAAGAAGAAGTTAAGAACTGTTTTGGTGCTGCGATAGCTCCTGGAGATACTCCTGCCCTCCACTTGGCTTTTGATGTAACCCCAGCAGAGAATATAACGGCAATAATTACGGAGAGAGGAATAATAAAACCTGTGAACGAAGAGAGTATACAAAGATGTCTCTCCTAA
- a CDS encoding 2,3-bisphosphoglycerate-independent phosphoglycerate mutase, whose product MDILKGLLEKSNSKILMVVLDGLGGLPVKDGKTELELARTPNLDKLAKSSALGMHIPVDYGITPGSGPGHLGIFGYDPLKYQIGRGILEALGLGLEVRHTDVAIRGNYATVEYVDGKPVVKDRRAGRIPTEENRRITKKIQENLKEIDGVQVIIAPGMEHRTAIVLRFPEPLPEGSDEINDTDPQEVGKEPLEPVGGNPNAQKVAQVVKKFIGKVAEILRDEPKANYLLLRGFAQKPNIPTMEERFGVKSCCIAVYPMYKGLASLVGMEIVEFEGTTIQSEIDTLKKVWEGYEFFFLHIKKTDSYGEDGNWEGKISVIEDFDKHLPQFLELKPDVLAITGDHSTPSKIKGHSWHPVPLLIHSPYVLGGTSDRLTERECLKGELGILPAEKIMNLLLANSHRLKKYGA is encoded by the coding sequence ATGGACATCCTGAAAGGTCTCTTGGAGAAGAGCAACTCAAAGATACTTATGGTCGTCCTTGATGGGCTCGGCGGGCTCCCCGTAAAAGATGGTAAAACAGAGCTTGAACTTGCCAGGACTCCAAACCTTGATAAACTTGCCAAAAGCTCAGCCTTGGGAATGCATATACCTGTTGATTACGGTATAACACCCGGTAGTGGACCAGGACACCTCGGCATATTCGGTTATGACCCTCTAAAGTACCAGATAGGGAGAGGGATTTTAGAAGCCCTTGGTCTTGGTCTTGAAGTAAGGCATACGGATGTGGCTATAAGAGGAAACTATGCTACGGTTGAGTATGTGGACGGTAAGCCTGTAGTTAAGGATAGAAGGGCTGGGAGGATACCCACCGAGGAGAACAGGAGGATAACTAAGAAGATACAGGAGAACTTAAAGGAGATAGATGGCGTCCAGGTGATAATTGCTCCGGGAATGGAGCATAGAACAGCGATAGTGCTTAGGTTTCCAGAACCTTTACCGGAGGGAAGTGATGAGATAAACGATACCGATCCCCAGGAGGTAGGCAAGGAACCTCTGGAGCCTGTTGGAGGGAATCCAAATGCTCAAAAGGTAGCCCAGGTTGTTAAGAAGTTCATCGGGAAGGTAGCGGAGATTTTGAGAGACGAGCCTAAAGCCAATTACCTTCTCCTTAGGGGTTTTGCCCAGAAACCGAACATACCCACGATGGAAGAGCGCTTCGGAGTTAAATCTTGCTGCATAGCTGTGTATCCGATGTATAAGGGGCTTGCAAGTCTCGTGGGTATGGAGATAGTTGAGTTTGAAGGGACTACAATTCAATCTGAGATAGATACCTTGAAAAAGGTTTGGGAAGGTTATGAGTTCTTCTTCCTTCACATAAAAAAAACGGATTCCTACGGAGAGGATGGAAACTGGGAAGGTAAGATTTCCGTCATAGAGGACTTTGACAAACATTTACCTCAATTCCTTGAACTGAAGCCCGACGTCCTTGCCATAACGGGAGATCACTCAACCCCTTCCAAAATAAAGGGACATTCCTGGCATCCGGTTCCACTGCTTATACACTCACCTTATGTTCTGGGAGGGACTTCGGATAGACTCACAGAGCGCGAGTGCCTTAAAGGAGAGCTTGGGATATTACCAGCCGAAAAAATTATGAACTTACTGCTGGCTAACTCTCACAGGCTGAAGAAGTACGGAGCCTGA
- a CDS encoding OmpP1/FadL family transporter: protein MKKVLTGVFAISLASEIALAGGYKIPEQSLRSTGTAGAYFSSANAPDAAYFNPANMSFMKDGWGLEVGMRYIVLPSIDFSGRTLDPATTSFTANQNFSSEKESFLAPYFHYVSPKVGKLRFGLSFTTPGGLSKKWEGNIAQAYAKNFHLEVYEASLSASYEITESISVGGGLRGVYSRGEVEFAHPGGGYSISMDGDTAIKPGLFISASVKPTKELTISTLYRSKVDLKIKGDASGYFVTNPGPPPTIYSFDTSGNVKIPLPAEWRLGASYKWNKTTFELTYERTFWSDYEKLDFNFGDPNVEGSSFGEAKPKDWKDTNTYRFAVLHEFNDKLTGMAGIAYDETPVPERTLGFELPDSDGWILSAGGIYKPEPKVEIGVAYLYFMKKDRSVNNDRIQGKFKDISAHMLTLSIGYSF, encoded by the coding sequence ATGAAAAAAGTGCTTACAGGAGTATTCGCTATTTCCTTGGCTTCAGAAATCGCCCTGGCGGGCGGTTACAAGATACCTGAGCAGTCCCTTCGCTCAACGGGAACAGCGGGAGCCTACTTCTCCTCTGCAAATGCACCAGACGCGGCTTACTTCAACCCGGCGAACATGTCCTTTATGAAGGACGGATGGGGCTTAGAGGTCGGTATGAGATATATAGTGCTCCCGAGTATAGACTTCAGCGGAAGAACTTTAGACCCTGCAACAACATCATTTACAGCCAATCAAAACTTTTCCTCTGAAAAGGAGTCTTTTCTCGCCCCCTACTTTCACTATGTAAGTCCAAAGGTAGGTAAATTAAGGTTTGGTTTATCCTTCACCACACCAGGAGGGCTTTCAAAGAAGTGGGAAGGAAATATAGCTCAGGCATACGCCAAGAACTTTCATCTGGAAGTTTACGAGGCGAGCCTATCCGCTTCCTATGAAATAACGGAGTCTATATCTGTAGGTGGTGGACTCAGGGGGGTTTACTCCAGGGGAGAAGTAGAGTTCGCACATCCTGGGGGAGGATACAGTATATCAATGGACGGGGATACGGCCATAAAACCAGGTTTGTTTATCTCTGCTTCCGTAAAACCTACAAAGGAGTTAACCATTTCTACACTATACAGATCCAAAGTTGATCTGAAGATAAAGGGTGACGCGAGCGGGTACTTTGTTACCAATCCCGGACCCCCACCTACGATATACTCCTTTGATACTTCCGGAAATGTAAAAATACCCCTCCCCGCTGAGTGGAGACTGGGAGCTTCTTACAAGTGGAACAAAACCACCTTTGAGCTAACCTACGAGAGAACCTTCTGGTCAGACTATGAAAAGCTGGACTTTAACTTTGGTGACCCTAACGTTGAAGGAAGCAGTTTTGGTGAAGCTAAACCCAAAGATTGGAAAGATACCAACACCTACCGCTTTGCGGTCCTTCACGAGTTCAACGACAAACTCACCGGTATGGCGGGCATAGCCTACGACGAAACACCTGTTCCCGAAAGGACGCTTGGATTTGAACTCCCTGACTCAGACGGATGGATACTCTCCGCCGGAGGCATTTACAAACCTGAGCCCAAGGTGGAGATAGGTGTGGCTTACCTGTATTTCATGAAGAAGGACAGAAGCGTAAACAACGATAGGATACAGGGAAAATTCAAAGACATCTCCGCTCATATGCTCACCCTTTCCATAGGATACTCCTTCTGA
- a CDS encoding fatty acid--CoA ligase, with product MPYRFRNFYEVIEENTKRFPKKPIIFEEKLKIRWKELKHYVDSFARYLELVGVRKGDNVALLMSNSKEFVIAFLAIGKLGAVPVPLNTFLKRAELEYILNDCEAKLVITQGKFAELLEGIGGSTRVEKLIWAENPPRLDEKNLSFEEGLTIEDYEHITPQAELEDLAVMLYTSGTTGKPKGVMLTYRNIFSNIENIVKVFDIKPKDRFIVYLPMFHAFTLIATVLLPLYTASPIVIVKSIMPFSNVIKQTLLKRVTVFMGVPEVFNALSKAKLPWYFMWFNRIRYFVSGGAPLPLGTLERMRKKFKRAVLLEGYGLSECSPVVSVNLPHKQKPLSVGPPLPDYEVKIVDDELVELPVGQVGEIIVKGDCVMRGYYKNPYETENTIVNGWLRTGDLGYVDEEGFIYIVDRKKDLIICKGMNIYPREVEEVLMLHPKVELCAVVGKKDAHHGEIPVAFIKPAEGESITETELRNFLKEKLANYKIPRQFIFVEELPKNATGKVLKRVIKEKLNKGEFEHEFTKGN from the coding sequence ATGCCCTACAGGTTTAGAAACTTCTATGAGGTTATAGAAGAGAACACGAAGCGCTTTCCCAAGAAACCTATAATCTTCGAAGAGAAGTTAAAGATACGCTGGAAGGAACTTAAACACTACGTTGATTCCTTCGCAAGGTATTTAGAGCTTGTAGGTGTGAGGAAGGGGGACAACGTTGCTCTCTTGATGTCCAACTCCAAGGAGTTCGTTATAGCCTTCCTTGCCATAGGTAAGCTGGGAGCCGTTCCCGTCCCCCTCAACACCTTCCTGAAGAGAGCGGAGCTTGAGTACATACTCAACGACTGTGAAGCGAAGCTCGTTATAACTCAGGGAAAGTTCGCAGAGCTACTTGAGGGAATTGGAGGAAGCACCAGAGTTGAAAAACTTATATGGGCAGAAAACCCACCGCGTCTGGACGAGAAAAACCTGAGCTTTGAAGAGGGTCTCACGATAGAGGATTACGAGCACATAACACCTCAGGCAGAGCTTGAAGACCTTGCGGTTATGCTCTACACCTCTGGAACAACAGGAAAACCCAAGGGGGTTATGCTGACCTACAGGAACATCTTTTCCAACATAGAGAACATAGTCAAGGTTTTCGATATAAAACCCAAGGACAGGTTCATCGTTTACCTTCCCATGTTCCACGCCTTTACCCTCATCGCCACGGTTCTTCTTCCCCTATACACCGCGAGCCCGATAGTTATAGTGAAGTCCATAATGCCCTTCTCCAACGTGATAAAGCAGACCTTGTTAAAGAGGGTTACCGTATTCATGGGTGTCCCGGAGGTCTTCAACGCCCTCTCCAAGGCAAAGCTTCCCTGGTACTTCATGTGGTTCAACAGGATAAGGTACTTCGTCTCCGGAGGTGCACCTTTGCCTTTAGGCACCCTGGAGAGGATGAGGAAGAAGTTCAAGAGGGCTGTTCTTTTAGAAGGATACGGACTGAGCGAGTGCTCTCCTGTCGTTTCCGTAAACCTTCCGCACAAACAGAAGCCCCTTTCGGTGGGACCTCCTCTGCCTGACTACGAGGTCAAGATAGTTGATGACGAGCTCGTGGAACTCCCTGTAGGTCAAGTTGGGGAGATAATCGTTAAAGGGGATTGTGTGATGAGGGGTTACTACAAGAACCCTTATGAGACGGAGAACACTATAGTAAACGGTTGGCTCAGGACGGGAGATCTCGGTTACGTGGACGAGGAGGGTTTTATCTATATAGTGGACAGGAAGAAGGACCTTATCATATGCAAGGGTATGAACATATACCCGAGGGAGGTGGAGGAGGTTCTCATGTTACATCCTAAGGTGGAGCTCTGTGCTGTGGTAGGAAAGAAAGACGCCCACCACGGGGAGATACCGGTAGCTTTCATAAAACCTGCGGAGGGCGAGAGTATCACAGAAACCGAGTTGAGGAACTTCTTGAAGGAGAAGCTTGCCAACTACAAGATACCGAGACAGTTCATCTTTGTGGAGGAACTTCCTAAGAACGCCACAGGAAAGGTCTTGAAGAGAGTTATTAAAGAAAAATTGAACAAGGGGGAATTTGAACACGAGTTTACGAAAGGTAATTAA